In a single window of the Deltaproteobacteria bacterium genome:
- a CDS encoding FHA domain-containing protein, protein MQETDTWSEKICDDEQLMIDDVVIEKMSDITARRNRVETLIVSSENQKTTVNPQIYKRVSRDYMARLTAINKELNPVSKKVESQLHDIKRFETIIGKCLNSIEDDLQEQKFRCDIGEFDQPEHTQQIKHLSELRDVLNRQAKLAQSTLATCSQHLGAWPADENMEDKKLRRSDLVPKDPSLDCTNRDQPMPVLAPNDSKNPESKLAGSTGDEHLVPTSGAFLKLSGFNAVPKAYEIGKRNLTIGKSSSNDIIIRRAGISRKHAQVTFKDDGNYTIEDLSGNGFKLNGTPTNHATIVHGDVVSLANVDLELVVN, encoded by the coding sequence ATGCAAGAAACTGACACGTGGAGCGAGAAAATATGTGATGACGAGCAACTCATGATCGACGACGTGGTTATCGAGAAAATGTCCGATATTACAGCTAGAAGAAATCGTGTCGAAACGCTCATCGTGTCTTCTGAAAACCAAAAAACGACGGTTAACCCACAAATTTATAAGCGCGTGAGCAGAGACTACATGGCTCGACTGACTGCGATCAATAAAGAGCTTAATCCTGTTTCAAAAAAAGTTGAATCCCAGCTTCATGATATCAAGCGATTTGAAACAATAATTGGAAAATGTCTGAACTCCATTGAGGATGACCTTCAAGAACAGAAATTCCGATGTGACATCGGAGAATTTGACCAACCCGAGCACACACAACAGATCAAACACTTGTCGGAGTTACGTGACGTGCTCAATCGTCAAGCAAAGCTCGCGCAGTCAACCCTTGCGACTTGTAGCCAACACCTCGGTGCCTGGCCTGCCGATGAGAATATGGAAGATAAGAAACTTCGAAGGTCGGATCTGGTGCCAAAAGATCCGAGCCTAGACTGCACGAACCGGGATCAGCCGATGCCAGTCCTTGCTCCAAATGACTCGAAAAATCCGGAATCTAAATTAGCCGGTTCAACCGGGGATGAGCACCTCGTTCCCACATCCGGGGCTTTCTTGAAACTATCGGGGTTTAATGCCGTTCCCAAGGCCTATGAGATTGGTAAGAGGAACCTGACGATTGGCAAAAGTTCAAGCAACGACATAATCATACGAAGAGCCGGTATCTCTCGTAAGCATGCGCAAGTCACCTTCAAAGACGATGGCAACTATACAATCGAAGACCTATCCGGAAACGGCTTTAAGCTAAACGGAACCCCAACAAACCATGCGACCATCGTCCATGGCGACGTCGTTTCGCTGGCGAACGTGGACTTGGAGCTGGTGGTCAATTGA
- a CDS encoding patatin-like phospholipase family protein, producing the protein MRKQRSPEFKNVVFAGGGSRCFWQAGFWQGATAYMNIKPMMMGAVSAGAAMACLISANNVQGGLETFKEGVGRNPRNFYLGDALRRKNPFPHETIYRDALATGLGGENLERLRKGPELRVLVTKLSGDVGRKYGLVAGYTIYCLKGRISPSLHAHALRRVGFKPAIRNARSCNEVGELVSLIMASSSTPPITPLATIDGSPALDGGFVDNIPVETVDESLGETLILLSQRYPDGKIPRKSGRTYVQPSRQIPVAKWDCTSPDKIQATFDLGLEDGKSFTRRYHLN; encoded by the coding sequence ATGAGAAAACAGAGAAGTCCCGAGTTTAAGAACGTAGTTTTCGCTGGCGGCGGTTCGCGATGTTTTTGGCAGGCAGGGTTTTGGCAAGGAGCAACTGCTTACATGAACATAAAGCCCATGATGATGGGTGCAGTGAGTGCGGGGGCCGCGATGGCGTGCTTGATCAGTGCGAATAACGTCCAGGGGGGCCTTGAAACCTTCAAAGAAGGCGTTGGAAGGAATCCGCGTAATTTTTATCTGGGAGACGCTCTTCGACGTAAAAATCCATTCCCACATGAAACAATATATCGCGATGCCCTGGCGACCGGTTTGGGTGGTGAGAATTTGGAGCGATTGCGCAAGGGCCCTGAACTGCGTGTATTGGTCACAAAATTATCAGGAGATGTTGGCCGAAAATATGGATTAGTGGCTGGTTATACAATTTACTGTCTCAAAGGCAGGATTTCACCCTCGCTGCACGCTCACGCTCTACGAAGGGTTGGATTCAAGCCGGCTATTCGAAATGCACGAAGTTGCAACGAAGTGGGCGAATTGGTTTCCCTGATTATGGCATCCTCGAGTACGCCACCGATTACGCCTTTGGCGACAATTGATGGCAGTCCCGCTTTGGATGGTGGGTTTGTTGATAATATTCCCGTCGAAACGGTGGATGAGTCTTTGGGAGAGACATTAATATTACTTTCCCAAAGATACCCTGATGGCAAAATTCCTCGGAAATCGGGCCGAACCTATGTGCAGCCTTCAAGACAGATACCCGTAGCAAAATGGGATTGCACTTCGCCCGACAAAATCCAGGCCACTTTTGATCTGGGACTGGAAGATGGGAAGTCCTTTACTCGGAGATATCACCTGAACTAA